From the Quercus lobata isolate SW786 chromosome 6, ValleyOak3.0 Primary Assembly, whole genome shotgun sequence genome, one window contains:
- the LOC115993714 gene encoding uncharacterized protein LOC115993714, giving the protein MILTRNPHLLKRSLKNQIIPSFDFFKNLLGTDEKTVIAVRRFSAILVDKDTHVVPNVNLLRENGVHESGICTLIKNWPRVITTDQVRFKEIVEEVKEMGINPLRVIFVQAVLAIRGMNKSTWERKVNAYKRWGLSEDEILVAFAKNPCCFRASEDKIMMVMDFLINKMGLEASLIVKRPTLISLSLEKRLIPRALAIQFLRSKGLVKKNFYLPTAFEYVEELFLQRFVLPNKEEASELLQLYKEKMDFPE; this is encoded by the coding sequence ATGATCTTAACTAGAAATCCACACTTATTGAAACGAAGCTTGAAAAACCAAATAATCCCTTCTTTTGACTTCTTTAAGAATTTGCTTGGAACTGATGAAAAAACTGTTATTGCTGTTAGACGTTTCTCGGCCATTCTTGTTGATAAAGACACTCATGTAGTTCCTAATGTCAATCTTCTGAGAGAAAATGGAGTTCATGAATCAGGTATATGTACCCTAATTAAAAATTGGCCGAGAGTTATTACGACAGATCAAGTTCGATTCAAAGAGATTGTAGAGGAAGTCAAGGAAATGGGAATCAATCCTCTGAGGGTAATTTTTGTTCAGGCTGTTTTAGCAATTAGGGGAATGAATAAATCCACATGGGAGAGGAAGGTCAACGCTTATAAGAGATGGGGTTTGTCTGAGGATGAGATTCTTGTAGCTTTTGCAAAGAACCCATGCTGTTTCAGGGCGTCTGAGGATAAGATTATGATGGTGATGGATTTTTTGATCAACAAGATGGGTTTGGAGGCTTCCCTTATTGTCAAACGCCCTACACTTATTAGTTTGAGCTTGGAGAAGCGACTTATTCCAAGGGCTTTGGCGATTCAATTTTTGCGGTCTAAAGGTTTGGTTAAGAAGAATTTTTACTTGCCTACGGCATTTGAGTATGTGGAGGAGTTGTTTTTGCAGAGGTTTGTGTTGCCTAATAAGGAGGAAGCTTCTGAGTTGTTGCAACTATACAAGGAAAAAATGGATTTTCCAGAATGA